The Paenibacillus sp. FSL W8-0426 region TAATTTTAAACAGAATCAAGCGACCAAACTGATCAAATTGCCGTCAGGGTCCTTTATGATCGCATAACGCTCGCCCCAAGGGGTATCGTTTGGTTCAAAATGCCCTTCATATCCTTGTACTGTCAATCGGCTATACGATTCATCCAGCGCTTCCTTACTGTCAAACTGAAAAGCGATCTCCATTCGATAACCGGCCGGCTTCGGCTGGTCGCCTAGAATCGTCTGCGCCGATTCCCAAGTATCAAAGGAAAGAATAATATCGTTGTATGGTACTTCGAAATGATGTTCTTCATTTGCCTTTTCCGGTATTTCCAAGCCCAATGCCCGATAAAAATCCAGGGACTTCTTCATCTCTTTGACGTAAATCGATAATCTTTTTAACTTCACTGCCATGCTTCACAACTCCTATCCATTGGTATGATAAATCTCACCTCCATTGTATTGATCTTATAGACTGTCAAATAGGAAAAATCGGACTCCTTCGTTTCTTACTTATCAAGCTTCTAAGAGACAAGCCATAATATTGCTTAAATGTGTTGGCAAAATGGGACTCATCGTAATAGCCGTATTTGAGCGCAAGATCCGCTAAACTGGAATAACCCCCCCGAAAAAAATCCTGCAGTGTGCTTTGAAATCGGATTATCCCAAGCATCTCCTTCGGACCTAAGCCCAGCTCCTGATTAAATACCCTTCTAAGATGTCGTTCACTAAAGTGGACTTGATTGGCCAAATTCGTTACGGATAAATTCCCTTTTCGGCCATAAATAATCTGCAAGCTTTCATACACAAGTGGGTTCATTGCTATATCGCTATCCGCCAGCATTCGGACCAAATGATACTCGGCAACCGCAACAATTTCGGAGATCGTAGTGGCTGATAGTATCTCTTCTACCCAGTACATTTCTTTGAAACCCAAAACATCTTCCAAGTAGATACGCTGTCCCGTAAACGCCGAAAGAGGTATCTTTAGAATAGAACGAGCTGATTCTGAATATATCCGAATGCCAAATAATGATCGAGCTTCAGAGAACTGCAGCACTTCTGATCGAGTTGTAAGACCCACAATATAGGCAGCCTTTCGGCTGGATGGAGAAAGAAGATCCACGACAATATCGATACAGCCATCCGGTATAACTCGATGCGAAGGTTTGCCTGGAACAGGACGAAAATCCATGGTCCAAAAAGAAGCCACATGTGATTCCAAGCGAGGATTAGATGGATATTCCCGGAAATTATACCATGGCTGTTGCAGCTCCGGTTGCAATTTGGGAGAATGAACGGGATGGAATGAATGAGTCATCTCAATCCCTCCTTAATCAAGTTTAACCATATAAACCGCAATAACAAATCCCACTAGTGCACTGCGAGCGCTTTTTTTGCAGTTTATATAGTTCCAATTGTTAGCATAATGGGAATGAAAGCCGAACTTCTGGACGACTGTGGACGTAATATTTTTGAAATATCGTTACCCGTGAGAAATCCTGTAAACCGAATATAACTGGGGGTTTGAATAAATAATGAGGCCTCGAGACGATGGGGTTACACATAAGGTCATTACGTCAAAAAGCCCACCCAGAAGGTTGCTTTATGTAGTTTAAAGCTCAGGACAAGCAAAATCAACGTATTGAAAATATCTCTCCATCTCACCTTGTTATTGCGTAGATATCGCTCAGGAAACATACGTCGCTCGCGCAGTAGTTTCCGTGGCCTTCCGTTGGGATCGCCGCTTTTTTTGCCAGTTTAACAACATAGGAGGTTCATTATGAAAAAAGTAATGCTGTTCATCTTAATCAGTATGATTATACTTCCTGGCTGTTTTAACAAGGATGAGAAAGAGCATTATCCAGTTTACGAGGGAACTGTAGTATTTAAAACAGATGAAGATGACAAGTACAAATTTCTTGTTCTTCAAAATATAAGTAAGAAAGATTTAGAGAAAGGTAATCTTGAACTTTTTATAGAACTAGCACAAGACCAACCGGAAGCCTCGTATTATTTTGTCGATAAAGAGGCTTATGAATCAATTGATGTAGGGCAAAGAGTAAATATCACTGCTGACTTTAACCAACAAGAATCCTTGCCACCCATTAGGACGGTTGTGAATATTGAAAAAATCAATGAATAAGCTAAGCCGATGTTCATTTTCATGATGAGAACACATTCTATACTCACATAAACGAAATGTTGCTTGTTTAAATTAAAAGCAGCCCGTCGGGCTGCTTCACATACACCATAATACTTGGTTTTATTCCCTTCCAATGATAGATTAAAATGCAGTTTTAATTGATCTAACCTATCAGTTAACCTAATTAGGCACCGAGAGCCTTAATCTGATTCAAGTTTATGTCTGATTTC contains the following coding sequences:
- a CDS encoding VOC family protein, producing MAVKLKRLSIYVKEMKKSLDFYRALGLEIPEKANEEHHFEVPYNDIILSFDTWESAQTILGDQPKPAGYRMEIAFQFDSKEALDESYSRLTVQGYEGHFEPNDTPWGERYAIIKDPDGNLISLVA
- a CDS encoding helix-turn-helix transcriptional regulator, whose amino-acid sequence is MTHSFHPVHSPKLQPELQQPWYNFREYPSNPRLESHVASFWTMDFRPVPGKPSHRVIPDGCIDIVVDLLSPSSRKAAYIVGLTTRSEVLQFSEARSLFGIRIYSESARSILKIPLSAFTGQRIYLEDVLGFKEMYWVEEILSATTISEIVAVAEYHLVRMLADSDIAMNPLVYESLQIIYGRKGNLSVTNLANQVHFSERHLRRVFNQELGLGPKEMLGIIRFQSTLQDFFRGGYSSLADLALKYGYYDESHFANTFKQYYGLSLRSLISKKRRSPIFPI
- a CDS encoding DUF3221 domain-containing protein gives rise to the protein MKKVMLFILISMIILPGCFNKDEKEHYPVYEGTVVFKTDEDDKYKFLVLQNISKKDLEKGNLELFIELAQDQPEASYYFVDKEAYESIDVGQRVNITADFNQQESLPPIRTVVNIEKINE